The following proteins are co-located in the Gordonia polyisoprenivorans genome:
- a CDS encoding phosphoribosylaminoimidazolesuccinocarboxamide synthase, whose amino-acid sequence MRPALDTYTFLASGKVREIYQIDDDTLLMVASDRISAYDHILSPAIPDKGAILTAMSFYWFDALGVPNHLAGGPTDERIPDGCVGRSMVVRKLPMVPVECVARGYLTGSGLTDYRATGAVCGVALPDGLDEADRLPEPIFTPATKAEQGDHDENISFEAVAAQVGAELADDLRRTTLDIYRRGAELAAQRGIILADTKFEFGRDSDGSLVLADEVLTPDSSRYWEAAGYTPGRVQPSFDKQIVRNWLTSPESGWDRASDTTPPALPADVVTRTRQRYIEAYEWISQKSFADWPQG is encoded by the coding sequence ATGCGTCCGGCTCTCGACACGTACACCTTTCTCGCCTCCGGCAAGGTCCGCGAGATCTATCAGATCGACGACGACACCCTGCTGATGGTGGCCAGCGATCGTATCTCGGCCTACGACCACATCCTGAGCCCGGCGATACCGGACAAGGGCGCCATCCTGACCGCCATGAGTTTCTACTGGTTCGATGCGCTCGGCGTGCCGAATCATCTGGCGGGCGGACCGACCGACGAGCGCATCCCCGACGGGTGCGTGGGCCGCTCGATGGTGGTGCGCAAGCTGCCGATGGTTCCGGTGGAATGTGTGGCACGCGGCTACCTCACCGGTTCCGGGCTGACCGATTACCGCGCGACCGGTGCGGTGTGCGGGGTGGCATTGCCCGACGGCCTCGACGAGGCCGACCGGCTGCCCGAGCCGATCTTCACCCCGGCCACCAAGGCCGAACAAGGTGACCACGACGAGAACATCAGCTTCGAGGCGGTGGCCGCGCAGGTCGGGGCCGAATTGGCCGACGATCTTCGCCGCACGACCCTCGACATCTACCGGCGCGGCGCCGAACTCGCCGCGCAACGCGGAATCATCCTGGCCGACACCAAGTTCGAGTTCGGGCGCGACTCCGACGGATCACTTGTCCTTGCCGACGAGGTGCTCACGCCGGACTCCTCGCGCTACTGGGAGGCCGCCGGCTATACCCCGGGTCGGGTGCAGCCGAGCTTCGACAAGCAGATCGTCCGCAACTGGCTGACCTCGCCGGAATCCGGCTGGGATCGCGCCTCCGATACGACCCCGCCCGCTCTTCCCGCCGACGTGGTGACACGCACCCGGCAACGATACATCGAGGCCTACGAATGGATTTCGCAGAAATCCTTCGCCGACTGGCCGCAAGGATAG
- a CDS encoding SelT/SelW/SelH family protein, producing the protein MGAPQITITYCTQCNWLLRANWMAAELLSTFGTDLGSVTLRPGTGGVFVIEADGEQIWERKRDGGFPDAAELKRRIRDSVLPDWSLGHADRTPADPDAG; encoded by the coding sequence ATGGGCGCACCGCAGATCACCATCACCTACTGCACGCAATGCAATTGGTTGCTGCGGGCCAACTGGATGGCTGCGGAACTGCTGTCGACCTTCGGCACCGACCTCGGCTCGGTCACCCTGCGCCCGGGCACCGGAGGTGTCTTCGTCATCGAGGCCGACGGCGAGCAGATCTGGGAACGCAAGCGCGACGGCGGTTTCCCCGACGCCGCCGAACTCAAACGCCGCATCCGCGATTCGGTGCTGCCCGACTGGTCGTTGGGGCACGCCGACCGTACGCCCGCCGATCCCGACGCGGGCTAG
- a CDS encoding VOC family protein produces MSIDFQVTFDCADPAALSAFWAEVLGYRLAPPPPGFATWDDALSAMGIAEDRRNDASALVDPAGAGPRVFFQRVPEGKTVKNRAHLCVRAAPGLSGEERMAALERRGAELIDAGARRIARHEPAPPLAGGHLVMADPEGNEFCLD; encoded by the coding sequence ATGAGTATCGACTTCCAGGTGACCTTCGACTGTGCGGACCCGGCAGCGCTGTCCGCGTTCTGGGCCGAGGTCCTCGGCTATCGGCTCGCGCCCCCGCCGCCGGGTTTCGCCACGTGGGACGACGCGCTCTCGGCGATGGGCATCGCCGAGGATCGGCGCAACGACGCCTCGGCGCTGGTGGATCCGGCAGGTGCGGGGCCGCGCGTCTTCTTCCAGCGGGTGCCCGAGGGCAAGACCGTCAAGAACCGCGCTCACCTGTGTGTTCGGGCGGCGCCCGGCTTGTCGGGTGAGGAGCGGATGGCTGCGCTCGAGCGTCGTGGTGCCGAACTGATCGACGCGGGTGCCCGGCGGATCGCCCGGCACGAACCGGCGCCGCCGCTGGCGGGCGGGCACCTCGTCATGGCCGATCCGGAGGGCAACGAGTTCTGTCTCGACTGA
- the purB gene encoding adenylosuccinate lyase has product MSKPAISNVLASRYASTDLVEIWSATNKIAAERRLWIAVLRAQRDLGIDVPDNAIDDYERVVDDIDLGSIAERERITRHDVKARIEEFNALAGHEQIHKGMTSRDLTENVEQLQILQSLRHVHAHGVAVLARLVERAAQYSSLVMAGRSHNVAAQATTLGKRFASAADELMIALTRLTELIDRYPLRGIKGPMGTSQDMLDLLGGDAGKLADLESRVAGHLGFSRSFTSVGQIYPRSLDHDVVSALVQVAAAPSSLAHTIRLMAGHELVTEGFQPGQVGSSAMPHKMNTRSCERVNGLAVVLRGYASMTAELAGAQWNEGDVFCSVVRRVALPDAFFAIDGLMETFLTVLAEFGAYPAVIANELDRYLPFLATTKVLMASVRAGVGRETAHEAIKENAVAVALAMREEGREPDLLDRLAADDRIPLDRAQLDALLDDKEAFVGAAGRQVADVIAAAEKIIAENPQAAAYTPAPIL; this is encoded by the coding sequence GTGTCGAAACCTGCCATCAGCAACGTCCTCGCGAGCCGCTATGCGTCGACCGATCTGGTCGAGATATGGTCGGCGACCAACAAGATCGCCGCCGAACGCCGACTCTGGATCGCTGTCCTGCGGGCCCAGCGCGACCTCGGGATCGACGTGCCCGACAACGCCATCGACGACTACGAGCGGGTCGTCGACGACATCGACCTCGGGTCCATCGCCGAGCGTGAACGCATCACCCGCCACGACGTCAAGGCGCGGATCGAGGAGTTCAACGCGCTCGCCGGTCACGAGCAGATCCACAAGGGGATGACCAGCCGCGACCTCACCGAGAACGTCGAGCAACTGCAGATCCTGCAGTCGCTGCGGCACGTCCACGCCCATGGCGTCGCCGTGCTCGCGCGGCTCGTCGAACGGGCCGCCCAGTACTCGTCGCTGGTGATGGCCGGACGCAGCCACAATGTGGCCGCGCAGGCGACGACGCTGGGCAAGCGATTCGCGTCGGCCGCCGACGAGTTGATGATCGCGCTGACCCGACTCACCGAACTCATCGACCGCTATCCGCTGCGCGGCATCAAGGGGCCGATGGGCACCAGCCAGGACATGCTCGACCTGCTCGGCGGGGACGCCGGCAAGCTCGCCGACCTCGAGTCGCGGGTCGCCGGGCATCTCGGGTTCTCCCGGTCGTTCACCTCGGTCGGGCAGATCTACCCGCGCTCCCTCGACCACGACGTCGTCTCCGCACTCGTCCAGGTGGCCGCGGCACCGTCGTCGCTGGCCCACACGATCCGGCTGATGGCCGGACACGAGCTGGTCACCGAGGGATTCCAGCCCGGGCAGGTCGGGTCGTCGGCGATGCCGCACAAGATGAACACCCGCTCCTGCGAGCGGGTCAACGGCCTGGCCGTGGTGCTGCGCGGCTACGCGTCGATGACCGCCGAGCTCGCCGGCGCGCAGTGGAACGAGGGCGACGTCTTCTGCTCGGTGGTGCGTCGCGTGGCGCTGCCCGACGCCTTCTTCGCCATCGACGGCCTGATGGAGACGTTCTTGACCGTGCTCGCCGAATTCGGCGCCTATCCGGCCGTGATCGCCAACGAGCTCGACCGCTACCTGCCGTTTTTGGCCACCACCAAGGTGTTGATGGCGTCGGTGCGCGCGGGCGTCGGGCGTGAGACCGCGCACGAGGCGATCAAGGAGAATGCCGTGGCCGTGGCGCTGGCCATGCGCGAGGAGGGGCGCGAACCCGATCTGCTCGACCGGCTCGCCGCCGACGACCGCATCCCGCTCGATCGGGCACAGCTCGATGCATTGCTCGACGACAAGGAAGCCTTCGTCGGTGCGGCGGGCCGCCAGGTCGCCGACGTCATCGCCGCCGCCGAGAAGATCATCGCCGAGAACCCGCAGGCAGCGGCCTACACCCCGGCGCCGATTCTGTAA
- a CDS encoding TetR/AcrR family transcriptional regulator produces MVAMTSAATPKGTRRRTRLIEAAGALLLEGGFDAVRHRAVADRANLPLASTTYYFASLEDLMAEAAMYVTRSADEAIAARGAALTRRRRGVGATAEALSEVFIGAQTPIEDLAARYELIALAPRYPLLRDVVEERRHHVSAMHAEVLEKSGRRSDPHHVGWLIAVEDGAVVGTLGCAETSPFEAARAALNGVVDILAPQM; encoded by the coding sequence ATGGTCGCCATGACATCGGCCGCCACCCCGAAGGGAACGAGGCGGCGGACTCGACTCATCGAGGCCGCCGGTGCGCTCCTGCTCGAAGGGGGTTTCGACGCCGTCCGCCATCGTGCGGTCGCCGACCGGGCCAACCTGCCACTGGCCTCGACGACCTACTACTTCGCCTCGCTGGAAGATCTGATGGCCGAGGCCGCCATGTACGTCACCCGAAGCGCCGACGAGGCGATCGCGGCCCGCGGTGCGGCATTGACCCGGCGACGACGCGGAGTCGGGGCGACCGCGGAAGCGCTCTCGGAGGTCTTCATCGGGGCGCAGACCCCCATCGAGGATCTCGCCGCGCGCTACGAACTGATCGCGCTCGCGCCCCGGTACCCGCTGCTGCGCGACGTCGTCGAGGAACGCAGGCACCACGTCTCGGCGATGCACGCAGAGGTACTCGAGAAGTCCGGCCGCCGCTCCGACCCGCATCACGTCGGCTGGTTGATCGCGGTCGAGGACGGTGCCGTCGTGGGGACCCTGGGCTGTGCCGAGACCTCGCCGTTCGAGGCCGCACGCGCCGCTCTGAATGGTGTCGTCGACATCCTGGCACCGCAAATGTGA
- a CDS encoding DUF6882 domain-containing protein — MDLDGLRAVANCGAWYAGLRRVALHTYLTQRLGSYTPTVEDTAVVFTATTDPHRQIRAHRSPVASVRRAGAAGWLIRWAWADASRDLPTDLRLAEMRRAGERLGVAALISPELRVPGTNDPESEHADLIAATLGAVAAQLSGAGPVVRIDDADGGFEIVQVTGLPVAEPTFTDLVATLPTLLGEVAVGDHRVALHGLAVRLGWHVMWQRPNEIATPAGAASDISQCVLTDQRSSLALSFDVNGRPLERALPA; from the coding sequence ATGGATCTCGACGGTTTGCGCGCTGTCGCCAATTGCGGCGCCTGGTATGCCGGTCTGCGCCGCGTCGCGCTGCATACCTACCTCACCCAGCGCCTCGGCAGCTACACACCCACGGTCGAGGACACCGCGGTGGTCTTCACCGCGACCACCGACCCGCACCGGCAAATCCGCGCCCACCGATCGCCGGTGGCCTCGGTGCGGCGTGCCGGAGCCGCGGGCTGGCTGATCCGGTGGGCCTGGGCCGACGCCTCCCGCGACCTGCCGACCGATCTGCGCCTCGCCGAGATGCGGCGTGCGGGCGAACGTCTCGGCGTCGCCGCCCTGATCTCCCCGGAACTGCGCGTGCCCGGCACGAACGACCCCGAGTCGGAGCACGCGGATCTGATCGCCGCGACCCTCGGTGCCGTCGCCGCCCAACTGAGCGGCGCGGGACCGGTCGTGCGCATCGACGACGCCGACGGCGGCTTCGAGATCGTCCAGGTGACCGGTCTGCCGGTTGCCGAACCGACCTTCACCGACCTCGTCGCGACACTGCCCACGCTTCTTGGCGAAGTGGCCGTCGGCGATCACCGCGTCGCCCTGCACGGCTTGGCGGTCCGGCTCGGTTGGCACGTGATGTGGCAGCGCCCCAACGAGATCGCGACCCCGGCCGGTGCGGCCTCCGACATCTCGCAGTGCGTGCTCACCGACCAGAGATCGAGCCTGGCGTTGTCGTTCGACGTGAACGGCCGCCCGCTGGAGCGCGCCCTGCCCGCCTGA
- a CDS encoding MMPL family transporter — translation MGRLGVWTATHRRWVFGIWFLLVIGLGTAAPSVFGSLAGAGWQANGSESVQVRELAQQHFGGNSSAAVQVVIHSDDHQVTDPAVGHVIAEITGIARSDPRFGPVIAPTPGMTVSRDGHTAIVIIGAAADTDAMVKAVDDHKAALTGLSGNGIQVYPTGASALWSDFNKANHEAMITAEMFSWPITLAIMVIAFGSLVAAGLPLLLTIAGLVASAGGLVLLNTVTPISVWAMNFAMMFALALGIDYALFMVSRFRAAIALRETPEHAVAETMETAGKAVLLSGLTVLVSLSAVLMVPAPAVRTMAVGIMLAVVFVLAATMTLLPSVLSALGTKVNAGSLPWAKKQEHRSHRFGRWGELLHRHPWPFAVVSLAILILLALPVLGLKVAMPSITVVPDDAPVRQGYQIVADNMGPGAPGALQIIVATPDAPATATAAAQTPGIAMVTPAQAAPDNSGYSMLQAIPSVDPSAPEMAGILTDLRDRVPAGALVGGAAAENLDLQDALNTWFPVIVAVILSLGFLLLLVALRAPVIALLGTLVSLLSTGAAFGVATLIFQDGHGSGLLGFTPQGFLDGWGPVFFFAMIFAIAMDYTVFLLATAKEHYERTGDPRTAQVDGLAYSGRIIFAAAAVMVAVFFTFALAQPLPPKEMGIILGVAVLLDATLIRLVLLPVLLRITGHGAWWTPRWLDRLLPAISFGH, via the coding sequence ATGGGACGGCTCGGGGTGTGGACCGCGACGCACCGCCGGTGGGTGTTCGGCATCTGGTTCCTGCTCGTCATCGGCCTCGGTACCGCGGCGCCGAGTGTGTTCGGTTCCCTGGCCGGCGCCGGATGGCAGGCCAACGGATCGGAGTCGGTGCAGGTCCGCGAGCTCGCACAACAGCACTTCGGCGGCAACTCGTCGGCTGCGGTGCAGGTGGTGATCCACTCCGACGACCACCAGGTCACCGACCCGGCAGTCGGGCACGTGATCGCCGAGATCACCGGGATCGCGCGCAGCGACCCGCGCTTCGGTCCGGTCATCGCCCCGACACCGGGAATGACCGTCAGCCGCGACGGCCACACCGCGATCGTCATCATCGGCGCCGCTGCCGACACCGACGCGATGGTCAAGGCGGTCGATGATCACAAGGCCGCGTTGACCGGCTTGTCCGGCAACGGGATCCAGGTGTATCCGACGGGCGCCTCGGCACTGTGGAGCGATTTCAACAAGGCCAATCACGAGGCGATGATCACGGCCGAGATGTTCTCCTGGCCGATCACGCTGGCGATCATGGTGATCGCCTTCGGCTCTCTCGTGGCCGCAGGGCTCCCCCTGCTGCTGACCATCGCCGGACTCGTCGCCTCGGCCGGTGGCCTGGTGCTGCTGAACACCGTCACCCCGATCTCGGTGTGGGCCATGAACTTCGCGATGATGTTCGCCCTCGCGCTCGGTATCGACTACGCCCTGTTCATGGTGTCGCGCTTCCGTGCGGCGATCGCGCTACGCGAGACACCCGAACACGCGGTCGCCGAGACCATGGAGACCGCGGGCAAGGCAGTGCTCCTCTCGGGTCTGACGGTGCTGGTGAGTTTGTCCGCGGTGCTGATGGTTCCGGCGCCCGCGGTGCGCACGATGGCCGTCGGGATCATGCTCGCCGTCGTCTTCGTCCTCGCGGCCACCATGACCCTGCTGCCGTCGGTGTTGTCGGCCCTGGGCACCAAGGTCAATGCCGGCTCGCTGCCGTGGGCGAAGAAGCAGGAGCACCGGTCGCACCGTTTCGGGCGCTGGGGAGAGCTGCTGCATCGTCACCCGTGGCCGTTCGCCGTCGTCTCGCTCGCCATCCTGATCCTGTTGGCGCTGCCGGTGCTGGGATTGAAGGTCGCGATGCCGTCGATCACCGTCGTTCCCGACGACGCGCCGGTCCGCCAGGGCTATCAGATCGTCGCCGACAACATGGGTCCCGGCGCCCCCGGTGCACTGCAGATCATCGTTGCCACCCCGGACGCTCCGGCAACGGCCACCGCAGCCGCACAGACGCCCGGTATCGCCATGGTCACGCCGGCCCAGGCCGCACCGGACAACTCGGGATATTCGATGCTGCAAGCGATTCCGTCGGTCGATCCGTCCGCGCCGGAAATGGCCGGCATACTCACCGATCTGCGTGACCGGGTTCCTGCGGGCGCTCTCGTCGGTGGCGCCGCGGCGGAGAACCTCGATCTACAGGACGCGCTGAACACGTGGTTCCCGGTGATCGTCGCGGTCATCCTGTCACTGGGCTTCCTGCTTCTGCTGGTCGCATTGCGAGCCCCGGTGATCGCGTTGCTGGGAACCCTGGTCAGCTTGCTGTCGACGGGCGCGGCCTTCGGTGTCGCCACACTGATTTTCCAGGACGGGCACGGTTCGGGTCTGCTCGGTTTTACCCCGCAGGGCTTCCTCGACGGCTGGGGTCCGGTGTTCTTCTTTGCGATGATCTTCGCAATCGCCATGGACTACACCGTCTTCCTGCTGGCGACCGCCAAGGAACATTACGAGCGCACGGGTGATCCGCGGACCGCGCAGGTCGACGGACTGGCCTACTCCGGTCGCATCATCTTCGCGGCCGCCGCGGTGATGGTTGCGGTGTTCTTCACCTTCGCACTGGCCCAACCACTTCCGCCCAAGGAGATGGGCATCATCCTCGGTGTCGCGGTCCTGCTCGATGCCACACTGATCCGCCTCGTGCTGCTTCCGGTACTCCTGCGGATCACCGGCCACGGGGCCTGGTGGACGCCCCGATGGCTCGACCGGCTGCTGCCGGCCATCTCGTTCGGCCACTGA
- a CDS encoding metal-sensitive transcriptional regulator, with the protein MVGDEEAIAVVLNRLRRAHGQLAGVIAMIEQGRDCKDVVTQLAAVSKALDRAGFKIVATGLRECIAGDEPTGEPMTNDQLEKLFLALA; encoded by the coding sequence ATGGTCGGCGACGAAGAAGCAATCGCGGTCGTACTCAACCGACTCCGCAGGGCGCACGGCCAACTCGCCGGTGTCATCGCGATGATCGAGCAGGGTCGCGACTGCAAGGACGTGGTCACGCAGCTGGCCGCGGTGTCCAAGGCACTCGACCGGGCGGGTTTCAAGATCGTCGCCACCGGTCTGCGCGAGTGCATCGCCGGCGACGAACCCACCGGCGAACCCATGACCAACGATCAACTGGAAAAACTGTTCCTCGCACTCGCCTGA